In the genome of Deinococcus sp. KSM4-11, one region contains:
- a CDS encoding S-layer family protein — protein sequence MILPRAVGAVVRGLTLGLLGLAGTALADTPLSSTPVYKFQGRIDYVTTGATFRTKRNSATPADSCAVGTTATSQAVSGVPAGATIRKALLYWAASSTRTGDTDTVPGTIVNDTTVTFDTQAVTAMTSYTDSVPVPSAAAPTYYNSFFSNVADVTAYIAGLSSPNKTYSMTGLTIQAADVGTASATKPARASQHCSYQTVLGGWGLYIIYDDPTTTYKNMVIYEGFDRSQNSTTTRTMTGLRVPTTFAAKTSILAWEGDETLNVNTSTNVAEALSFGAGQTPSAINNIFNVGGTGSGARQGIFNSTISTGLSSGATATATGRDDAYGVDFDTFDVTAKTSSGATTATINIVGSQDLFYLSSVPILVTSGVADLSLTKTVSTATPVIGSAVTYRLTLSNAGPDPVSSAVVPPENVVVSDLLPAGLTYVSSSANAGSYDAATGQWSVPEPVANSSSTLDITATVTGTGTITNVTEIASSPQPDSDSTPGNSVTTEDDYASVPLTVVRPLTVSKAFSPATVTAGSLSALNITVTNPSPLATSALTVTDDLSGTMGLSRPLPLRLTANSCGGTVSTGAGTALLLGGVASESSDGLLKLVGGTVAAGSSCVLTLQVTVPDAAVTTRTNTIPAANVTASISGQAVTAAADASATLTVTASSAGSALTCDARFYQLRQDPTTLLSSLYALDRRNLAAGGTALWAGGFGPGLNALAFNKADGYFYAVNITPFTSGTPFRLYRLGTSGAVEVSSATLGLPAGSSIAAATIDASGTMYLKKLASDTTIYRYAIGSGAASTLTVGGGSGITLTDLAMNPVDGFLYGVSTPGGVYRINASTGATTLIGTPAAAGDGSNQFGSAFFDVAGTLYVVQNGGTYGAVNLSTGAFTTLATGSAATQADGASCVYPDNRLDVVKSAGGVTANSATSFDIPYTVTVKNTGTVSDPNVQLTENLAQTFSAGSPTLSLVAGPTVTAGSATLNGSFTGTGDTRLLSGTTALAAGAGVTVTFTVRAVYPNAASVPASTTTLNNSVVATSTSTAPNDGYALSGGTLLPPVDLLATDTSTNGTTPPASANADTAAPTPVTLPTVADLTLTKTDGVTSVNAGGTTTYTITLTNAGPGSANGTVLTDPAVTGLSKTGVSCAATGGAACPALTPAGLESGVTIASLPSGGSITLTVTAGVTATTGSVSNSVTATLPAGTVDVTPTGTVTDTDTVTPVTDVAISKAVSRATAGSGQSLTYTVKVWNNGPNVAAGATITDTVPALLTGVTWTCAATGTATCGAASGSGNAITLSAGLPVDSGPATTADTHYVTLTVTGMLAATATGTVGNTASVAHASDTTSGNNSATASTAIVDAVNDSAVIFAYGAGGSVTVLGNDTVGGAAATTANAAVTISANGGLTGLSVNAGGQLVVPNTATAGTYTVTYRLCDTATGTACDTATVAITVGAAQADLKVTKTGPAYAQPAQDITYTLTVTNAGPDAATTVTLTDTLPAGLTYKSSSPAAGVSGQNLSWTAASLANGATWTVTVTATTPDTATLESTAAMRALTNQASVGSATADPVASNNAASAGTALVYGKLSKKVRNVTAGGAFGTSGQGLPGEVLEYCIDYGNYGGVALPNFAITDQVPGTTAALTTAYDADEPSSAIGFGVKLLRGAVTSYLTSATDADSGALSSAGGTYSRGTMGAALGTLGVGESGSACFQVTIR from the coding sequence ATGATCCTGCCCCGCGCCGTGGGGGCCGTCGTCCGGGGCCTGACGCTGGGCCTGCTGGGACTCGCCGGAACGGCGCTGGCGGACACGCCTCTGTCCAGCACACCCGTGTACAAGTTCCAGGGGCGCATCGACTACGTGACGACCGGGGCGACCTTCCGGACGAAGCGCAACTCGGCCACCCCCGCAGACTCCTGCGCGGTGGGCACCACGGCCACGTCGCAGGCGGTGAGCGGCGTGCCGGCCGGGGCGACGATCCGCAAGGCGCTGCTGTACTGGGCGGCGTCCTCCACGCGGACGGGAGACACCGACACGGTGCCGGGCACCATCGTGAACGACACGACCGTCACCTTCGACACCCAGGCCGTCACGGCCATGACGAGCTACACCGACAGCGTGCCAGTGCCGTCAGCCGCGGCCCCCACGTACTACAACAGCTTCTTCAGCAACGTCGCCGACGTCACGGCGTATATCGCCGGGCTGAGCAGCCCGAACAAGACCTACAGCATGACGGGCCTGACCATCCAGGCAGCCGATGTCGGTACCGCCAGCGCCACGAAACCCGCCCGCGCATCGCAGCACTGCTCCTACCAGACCGTGCTGGGCGGCTGGGGCCTGTACATCATCTACGACGATCCCACGACCACGTACAAGAACATGGTCATCTACGAGGGCTTCGACCGCAGCCAGAACTCGACGACCACCCGCACCATGACGGGCCTGCGCGTCCCGACAACCTTTGCGGCCAAGACCTCAATCCTGGCGTGGGAAGGCGACGAGACCCTGAACGTGAACACCAGCACCAACGTCGCCGAGGCCCTGAGCTTCGGCGCGGGCCAGACGCCCTCGGCCATCAACAACATCTTCAACGTGGGTGGCACCGGCAGCGGCGCGCGCCAGGGCATCTTCAACTCCACCATCAGCACCGGCCTGAGCAGCGGTGCCACCGCCACCGCGACCGGCCGTGACGACGCCTACGGCGTGGATTTCGATACCTTCGACGTGACCGCCAAGACGAGCAGCGGCGCGACCACCGCCACCATCAACATCGTCGGCAGCCAGGACCTGTTCTACCTGAGCAGCGTGCCGATCCTGGTGACCAGCGGCGTGGCCGACCTGTCGCTCACCAAGACCGTCAGCACCGCCACGCCCGTGATCGGCAGCGCCGTCACGTACCGCCTGACCCTCAGCAACGCTGGCCCTGACCCCGTATCGAGCGCGGTGGTTCCGCCGGAGAACGTCGTGGTCAGCGACCTGCTGCCGGCCGGGCTGACCTACGTGTCTTCCAGTGCCAACGCGGGCAGCTACGACGCCGCGACCGGGCAGTGGTCGGTTCCTGAACCGGTGGCGAACTCCTCGTCCACGCTGGACATCACCGCGACCGTCACCGGCACCGGCACGATCACCAACGTCACCGAGATCGCGTCCAGCCCGCAGCCGGACAGCGATTCCACGCCCGGCAACAGCGTGACCACCGAGGACGATTACGCCAGCGTGCCCCTCACGGTCGTGCGGCCCCTCACGGTCAGCAAGGCCTTCTCGCCAGCGACGGTCACGGCGGGCAGTCTCAGCGCCCTGAACATCACGGTCACGAACCCCAGTCCCTTGGCGACCAGCGCCTTGACCGTCACCGACGACCTCTCTGGCACCATGGGCCTGTCCAGGCCACTCCCGCTGCGCCTCACTGCCAATTCCTGCGGCGGCACTGTCAGCACGGGCGCCGGGACGGCCCTCCTGCTGGGCGGCGTGGCCAGCGAGAGCAGCGACGGCCTCCTGAAACTCGTCGGCGGCACAGTCGCGGCGGGGAGTTCCTGCGTCCTGACCTTGCAGGTCACCGTGCCCGACGCGGCCGTCACGACCCGCACGAACACCATTCCCGCCGCGAACGTCACGGCGAGCATCAGCGGCCAGGCCGTCACGGCCGCCGCCGATGCCAGCGCCACCCTGACTGTCACGGCCAGCAGCGCGGGGTCAGCCCTCACCTGCGACGCCCGCTTCTACCAGTTGCGGCAGGATCCGACCACGCTGCTCTCTAGCCTGTACGCGCTCGACCGCCGGAACCTCGCGGCGGGCGGCACGGCCCTGTGGGCCGGGGGCTTCGGGCCCGGCCTGAACGCTCTGGCTTTCAACAAGGCCGACGGTTACTTCTACGCCGTGAACATCACGCCCTTCACGAGCGGGACTCCGTTCCGGCTGTACCGCCTGGGCACCTCCGGCGCGGTCGAGGTCAGCTCTGCCACGCTGGGTCTGCCTGCCGGATCGAGCATCGCGGCCGCCACCATCGACGCGAGCGGCACGATGTACCTCAAGAAGCTGGCCAGCGACACCACGATCTACAGGTACGCCATCGGCTCTGGCGCGGCCAGCACGCTGACCGTGGGCGGTGGCAGCGGGATTACCCTGACGGATCTCGCCATGAACCCGGTGGACGGCTTTCTGTACGGCGTGTCCACTCCGGGCGGCGTGTACCGGATCAACGCCTCGACGGGCGCCACCACCCTGATCGGCACTCCGGCCGCCGCCGGAGACGGCTCGAACCAGTTCGGCAGCGCCTTCTTCGACGTGGCCGGGACGCTCTACGTGGTCCAGAACGGCGGCACCTACGGCGCCGTGAACCTGAGTACCGGGGCGTTCACGACCCTGGCGACCGGCAGCGCCGCCACCCAGGCGGACGGAGCGTCCTGCGTATACCCGGACAACCGCCTGGACGTGGTCAAGAGTGCGGGCGGCGTGACGGCGAACAGCGCCACCTCCTTCGACATTCCGTACACCGTGACCGTGAAGAACACGGGCACCGTCAGCGACCCGAACGTGCAGCTCACGGAGAACCTCGCCCAGACCTTCAGCGCGGGCAGTCCCACCCTCAGCCTCGTGGCTGGCCCCACCGTCACGGCGGGCTCGGCCACACTGAACGGCAGCTTCACTGGCACCGGCGACACGCGGCTGCTCTCGGGCACCACGGCGCTGGCCGCCGGCGCCGGCGTGACCGTGACCTTCACCGTGCGGGCTGTGTACCCGAACGCGGCGAGCGTTCCCGCCAGCACAACGACCCTGAACAACAGCGTGGTGGCCACCAGCACCAGCACGGCCCCCAATGACGGCTATGCGCTCAGCGGCGGAACGCTCCTGCCGCCCGTAGACCTGCTCGCCACCGATACGTCCACGAACGGCACGACCCCGCCCGCCAGCGCCAACGCGGATACGGCCGCGCCCACGCCCGTGACCCTACCGACCGTGGCCGACCTGACACTCACCAAAACGGACGGTGTGACCAGTGTGAACGCAGGTGGCACGACCACCTACACCATCACCCTGACGAATGCCGGCCCCGGCAGTGCGAACGGCACGGTGCTCACAGATCCGGCCGTTACGGGCCTCAGCAAGACCGGCGTGAGCTGCGCCGCCACTGGTGGAGCCGCCTGTCCGGCCCTCACGCCCGCCGGTCTGGAGAGCGGCGTGACCATCGCCTCCCTGCCGTCCGGCGGCTCCATCACCCTGACGGTGACCGCCGGCGTCACGGCCACCACGGGCTCGGTCAGCAACAGCGTCACGGCCACCCTGCCCGCCGGGACGGTCGATGTCACCCCGACCGGCACCGTGACCGACACCGACACGGTCACGCCCGTGACCGACGTGGCCATCAGCAAGGCGGTCAGCCGCGCCACCGCCGGTTCCGGCCAGAGCCTCACCTACACCGTGAAGGTCTGGAACAACGGCCCGAACGTCGCGGCCGGGGCCACCATCACGGACACGGTGCCCGCCCTCCTGACTGGCGTGACCTGGACGTGCGCGGCCACCGGCACCGCCACCTGTGGTGCGGCGAGCGGCAGCGGGAACGCCATCACGCTGAGCGCGGGCCTGCCCGTCGATTCCGGCCCGGCGACCACCGCCGACACTCACTACGTGACCCTCACGGTGACCGGCATGCTGGCGGCCACGGCGACCGGCACGGTCGGTAACACGGCCTCGGTCGCCCACGCCAGCGACACGACCAGCGGCAACAACAGCGCGACCGCCAGCACCGCCATCGTGGATGCCGTGAACGACAGCGCCGTCATCTTCGCCTACGGCGCGGGCGGCAGCGTGACCGTGCTCGGCAACGACACGGTGGGCGGCGCGGCGGCCACCACCGCGAACGCGGCCGTCACGATCAGCGCGAACGGTGGCCTGACGGGCCTGAGCGTGAACGCGGGCGGGCAGCTGGTGGTGCCGAACACCGCCACGGCCGGGACGTACACCGTCACGTACAGGCTGTGCGACACGGCCACTGGAACGGCCTGCGACACCGCCACGGTGGCGATCACGGTCGGCGCGGCGCAGGCCGACCTGAAGGTCACCAAGACCGGCCCCGCCTACGCCCAGCCCGCGCAGGACATCACCTACACCCTGACCGTGACGAACGCCGGCCCGGACGCGGCGACCACGGTCACGCTGACCGATACCCTGCCCGCCGGCCTGACCTACAAGAGCAGCAGCCCGGCGGCCGGCGTGAGCGGCCAGAACCTCAGCTGGACGGCCGCCTCGCTGGCGAACGGCGCCACCTGGACGGTCACGGTCACGGCCACCACGCCGGACACCGCGACGCTGGAGAGCACCGCCGCCATGCGGGCCCTGACCAACCAGGCGAGTGTGGGCAGCGCCACCGCCGACCCGGTGGCCTCGAACAACGCGGCCAGTGCCGGCACCGCCCTGGTGTACGGGAAGCTGAGCAAGAAAGTCCGCAATGTCACGGCGGGTGGGGCCTTCGGCACGTCCGGCCAGGGGCTGCCCGGCGAGGTGCTGGAGTACTGCATCGACTACGGCAACTACGGCGGGGTGGCGCTGCCGAACTTCGCCATCACCGATCAGGTGCCGGGCACCACCGCCGCCCTGACCACCGCCTACGACGCAGATGAGCCCAGCAGCGCCATTGGCTTCGGCGTAAAACTCCTGCGCGGCGCGGTCACGTCCTACCTGACGAGCGCGACCGATGCCGACAGCGGAGCGCTGAGCAGCGCGGGCGGCACGTACTCGCGGGGCACCATGGGCGCCGCCCTGGGCACCCTGGGCGTGGGCGAGAGTGGCAGCGCCTGCTTCCAGGTCACAATCCGCTGA